The following are encoded in a window of Pseudomonadota bacterium genomic DNA:
- a CDS encoding IS3 family transposase, translating to FFGSRKMVQVLKAEGREVNRKRIQRLMRVMDLEGMAPKPNTSKPAPEHPVFPYLLRNLKVSRPNQVWAADITYIPMARGFAYLVAIMDWYSRRVLAWRLSNTLDTGFCVEALLDALSRHPAPGIFNTDQGAQFTADDFIEALRDRGVRISMDGKGRCLDNVFVERLWRSLKYEEVYLHAYDSMYEARAGIGSYFSFYNSRRPHQALGYQTPAAFYDGLIHRAA from the coding sequence GTTTTTCGGCAGCCGCAAGATGGTCCAGGTCCTCAAAGCAGAGGGCCGGGAAGTCAACCGCAAGCGGATCCAGCGGCTGATGCGTGTGATGGATTTGGAAGGCATGGCCCCGAAGCCCAACACCAGCAAGCCAGCGCCGGAGCATCCAGTTTTCCCGTATTTGCTGCGGAACCTGAAGGTCTCGCGGCCGAACCAGGTGTGGGCCGCGGACATCACCTACATCCCGATGGCGCGCGGCTTCGCGTATCTGGTCGCGATCATGGACTGGTACTCGAGGCGGGTTCTGGCTTGGCGCTTGTCCAATACCCTGGACACCGGGTTCTGCGTAGAGGCGTTGCTGGACGCCCTGTCGCGCCACCCAGCGCCCGGCATCTTCAACACGGACCAGGGGGCTCAGTTCACCGCCGACGACTTCATCGAGGCGCTCCGGGACCGAGGAGTCCGCATCAGCATGGACGGCAAGGGCCGCTGCCTCGACAACGTGTTTGTGGAGCGGCTATGGCGCTCGCTCAAGTACGAGGAGGTCTACTTGCACGCCTACGACAGCATGTACGAGGCTCGGGCCGGTATCGGTTCGTACTTCAGTTTCTACAACTCACGACGCCCGCACCAAGCCCTGGGCTACCAGACTCCGGCCGCGTTCTACGACGGCTTGATCCACAGGGCTGCATAA